From the Rhinolophus sinicus isolate RSC01 linkage group LG02, ASM3656204v1, whole genome shotgun sequence genome, one window contains:
- the LOC109443765 gene encoding keratin, type II cuticular Hb1, translating to MSCLSSRMGSPCGVRAFSCASACGPRPGRCCITAAPYRGVSCYRGLTGGFGSQSVCGAFRSGSCGRSFGYRSGGVCGPSPPCITTVSVNESLLTPLNLEIDPNAQCVKHEEKEQIKCLNSRFAAFIDKVRFLEQQNKLLETKWQFYQNRKCCESNLEPLFEGYIETLRREAECAEADSGRLASELNHVQEVMEGYKKKYEEEVALRATAENEFVALKKDVDCAYLRKSDLEANAEALTQEIDFLRRMYEEEIRVLHAHISDTSVIVKMDNSRDLNMDCVVAEIKAQYDDIASRSRAEAESWYRSKCEEMKATVIRHGETLRRTKEEINELNRMVQRLTAEVENAKCQNTKLETAVTQAEQQGETAVSDARCKLAELEAALQKAKQDMACLLKEYQEVMNSKLGLDIEIATYRRLLEGEEQRLCEGIAAVNVCVSSSRGGVVCGDLCVSGSRPVTGSVCSAPCSGNLAVSTGMCAPCGQSCGSGRMVRFA from the exons ATGTCCTGCCTGTCCTCTCGCATGGGCTCCCCCTGCGGGGTCCGCGCCTTCAGCTGTGCCTCGGCCTGCGGGCCCCGGCCCGGCCGCTGCTGCATCACCGCCGCCCCCTACCGTGGCGTCTCCTGCTACCGCGGCCTCACCGGGGGCTTTGGCAGCCAGAGCGTCTGTGGGGCCTTCCGCTCTGGCTCCTGTGGCCGCAGCTTCGGATACCGCTCCGGCGGCGTGTGCGGACCCAGCCCGCCCTGCATCACCACCGTGTCTGTCAACGAGAGCCTCCTCACGCCCCTCAACCTGGAGATCGACCCCAACGCGCAGTGCGTGAAGCATGAGGAGAAGGAGCAGATCAAGTGTCTGAACAGCAGGTTCGCTGCCTTCATCGACAAG GTGCGCTTCCTGGAACAGCAGAACAAGCTGCTGGAGACCAAGTGGCAGTTCTACCAGAACCGCAAGTGCTGCGAGAGCAACCTGGAGCCGCTGTTTGAGGGCTACATCGAGACGCTGAGGCGGGAGGCCGAGTGTGCGGAGGCTGACAGCGGGAGGCTGGCCTCAGAGCTCAACCACGTGCAGGAGGTGATGGAGGGCTACAAGAAGAA GTATGAAGAGGAAGTGGCACTACGGGCCACTGCCGAGAATGAATTTGTAGCCCTGAAGAAG GACGTGGACTGCGCCTACCTCCGCAAGTCAGACCTGGAGGCTAACGCGGAGGCCCTGACCCAGGAGATTGACTTCCTGCGAAGAATGTATGAGGAG gAGATCCGCGTCCTCCATGCCCACATCTCAGACACCTCAGTCATCGTCAAGATGGACAACAGCCGGGACCTCAACATGGACTGTGTCGTGGCCGAGATCAAGGCTCAGTACGACGACATCGCCAGCCGCAGCCGGGCCGAGGCCGAGTCCTGGTACCGCAGCAAG TGCGAGGAGATGAAGGCCACGGTGATCCGTCACGGGGAGACCCTGCGCCGCACCAAGGAGGAGATCAACGAGCTGAACCGCATGGTCCAGAGGCTGACCGCCGAGGTGGAGAATGCCAAGTGCCAG AACACCAAGCTGGAGACCGCAGTGACCCAGGCTGAGCAGCAGGGCGAGACGGCCGTCAGCGACGCCCGCTGCAAGCTGGCCGAGCTGGAGGCCGCCCTGCAGAAGGCCAAGCAGGACATGGCCTGCCTGCTCAAGGAGTACCAGGAGGTGATGAACTCCAAGCTGGGCCTGGACATTGAGATCGCCACCTACAGGCGCCTGCTGGAGGGCGAGGAGCAGAG GCTGTGTGAAGGCATTGCTGCTGTAAATGTCT GTGTCAGCAGCTCCCGGGGCGGGGTTGTTTGTGGAGACCTCTGCGTGTCAGGCTCCCGGCCTGTAACCGGCAGTGTctgcagcgccccctgcagcggAAACCTGGCGGTGAGCACCGGAATGTGTGCCCCCTGCGGACAGAGTTGCGGCAGCGGCCGCATGGTGCGGTTTGCATAG
- the KRT7 gene encoding keratin, type II cytoskeletal 7 → MSTRLSNQVFSSRSAAFPGRGAQVRLSSVRASGSGGSSLYGLGASRPRVAIHSAYGGPVGAGIQQVTINQSLLAPLQVDIDPSIQQVRQEEREQIKTLNNKFASFIDKVRFLEQQNKLLETKWALLQEQKSAKSSRLPGIFEAHIASLRKQLETLQMDGGRLEVELRSTQDIVEDFKNKFEEEINRRTAAENEFVVLKKDVDTAYMSKVELEGKVNALNDEINFLRTLYEKELSELQAQVSDTSVVLSMDNSRSLDLDGIIAEVKAQYEDIANRSRAEAETWYQTKFETLQAQAGKHRDDLRNTRNEIAETNRAIQRLQAEIDSIKNQHAKLEATIAEAEERGELALKDARAKQEELEAALQRAKQDMVRQLREYQELMNVKLALDIEIATYRKLLEGEESRLDGNGVGALNISVVNTTGGGGSGLAFGGTMGSNALRFLSDGGPGTLKAYSIRTTSATRRSALN, encoded by the exons ATGTCCACCCGCCTCAGCAACCAGGTCTTCAGCTCGCGCTCCGCAGCCTTCCCAGGGCGCGGCGCCCAGGTGCGCTTGAGCTCGGTGCGCGCCAGTGGCTCCGGAGGCAGCAGCCTCTACGGCCTGGGCGCCTCGCGGCCGCGCGTGGCCATACACTCCGCCTACGGGGGCCCGGTGGGCGCCGGCATCCAACAGGTCACCATCAATCAGAGCTTGCTGGCCCCGCTGCAGGTGGACATAGACCCCTCCATCCAGCAGGTGCGCCAGGAGGAGCGCGAGCAGATCAAGACCCTCAACAACAAGTTCGCCTCCTTCATCGACAAG GTACGGTTTCTGGAGCAGCAGAATAAGCTGCTGGAGACCAAGTGGGCACTGCTGCAGGAGCAGAAGTCGGCCAAGAGCAGCCGCCTCCCAGGCATCTTCGAGGCCCACATTGCTAGCCTGCGCAAGCAGCTTGAGACCCTGCAGATGGATGGGGGCCGCCTGGAGGTGGAGCTGCGGAGCACACAGGACATTGTGGAAGACTTCAAGAATAA gTTTGAAGAGGAAATTAACCGGCGCACGGCTGCTGAGAATGAGTTTGTGGTGCTGAAAAAG GATGTGGACACTGCCTACATGAGCAAGGTGGAGCTGGAGGGCAAGGTGAATGCCTTGAATGACGAGATCAACTTCTTAAGGACCTTATACGAGAAG GAGTTGTCAGAGCTGCAGGCCCAGGTCTCCGACACGTCCGTGGTCCTGTCCATGGACAACAGCCGCTCCCTGGACCTGGACGGCATCATCGCTGAGGTCAAGGCCCAGTACGAGGACATCGCCAACCGCAGCCGGGCCGAGGCTGAGACCTGGTACCAGACCAAG TTTGAGACCCTCCAGGCCCAGGCTGGGAAGCACAGAGATGACCTTCGGAATACCAGGAATGAGATTGCGGAGACGAACCGGGCTATCCAGAGGCTGCAGGCTGAGATTGACAGCATCAAGAATCAG CATGCCAAACTGGAGGCCACCATCGCTGAGGCTGAGGAGCGTGGGGAGCTGGCACTCAAGGATGCACGTGCCAAGCAAGAGGAGCTGGAGGCCGCCCTGCAGCGAGCCAAGCAGGACATGGTCCGGCAGCTGCGCGAGTACCAGGAGCTCATGAACGTCAAGCTGGCCCTGGATATCGAGATTGCCACCTACAGGAAGCTGCTGGAGGGCGAGGAGAGCCG gTTGGACGGAAATGGAGTGGGAGCCCTGAACATCT CTGTGGTGAATACCACTGGCGGTGGTGGCAGCGGGCTGGCCTTCGGGGGAACCATGGGCAGCAATGCCCTGAGATTCTTGAGCGACGGAGGGCCTGGGACTCTCAAGGCCTATTCCATCAGGACCACATCTGCCACACGCAGGAGTGCCCTCAACTGA